The region TTGCCAAAAAACTGAGGCTTCGTTTTTTCTAGACTATTACGCGTCGGTGAACGTGCGTCTCCACACGCAATGACGGCCATAGATAAATCAGACCGATGTCTGCTCGTACTACTGAATTCATGTGACAATCAACAACTAAGCTCATAATCGTCaataagaagagaagaaaaattgggACGATGCGGTGATAGCATCTCAATTTTATGGACAAGGCTTTTGAAATCCGTGAGTTCTATAAAAAGTCCCTGACCAACCAAacaattccctgacatttccctgacttttccctgacatacaaaattccctgacatttcccggttttcccggttttccagacGGGTGGCCACCCTGCAGGAGTGCTATTTAGAGTTAGAAAAATAGCATAAAACATTatgaacgaaatgaaaaatgctgAGGGAAAATCATCGGTCGAGTTGTCACGGAATATCTCATATCAATTATTACTGGGAGCCAAATGATGAATGCGCACCaggtgcgcgtcgagtctCCCTCTAACATAAAACAGCTTGCCGCACTCCTTGCATTCGAATCTCCTCTGCTCGATCGCTGCATGTTTTCTGAGATGACTCTTAAGATTTAGCTTgttgctgaaaataataaatcacgTATTTATCTCTACAGTACGAAAAATGGACAGTGtggaaaaaacaacaaaatttcttCTGGTTCTGGAGGTTCTATTACCTTAAAACTTTTCCGCACAGTTCACAGATGTAATTTCCTTTCTCATGTCTCACCCTGTGATCCCATCTGGCAGTAATGCTTCTGTAAAACAAAGATTCAcagattttattatttgataACGAAAGTTCATCGAACAGCATTTTGATAGTAACGGTACCTGAAAGATTTTCCGCAATGGTGACAAACAAAAGGTTTATCTCCGGTGTGTATTCGCTCGTGATCGAGTAACGAATAGTAAGAAGTCAGTTGTCTACCGCAGTATCGACAAATGAACACATCGCGGCTGCTCTTGCCCTGACGTCCATCCTGTTCAACTTTAGAATTCCTCTTTGCGGACTTGAAAGTCTCACCGTGGACATCTCTCAAATGCTTCCTCAGAATTTGCATACTTTTAAAAACATTATCACAGAAATGACATGTCTGTTCGGAATGCTTCGCGCGATGTCTGATCTTTTTGGTgaagatagaaagaaaaaaaatgcagctAAATACCAATTCCAATCCTATAATGCTACTTATAACAAAAATTAACTGCAGTGTGCTTTTACCATATTAGCATTCCGATTAAATGTATGGCCGCATATGTCGCACTGGTAAGGCTTGGTTCCGTTGTGTATGGTTTCATGTGATTTCAGTTTAAATCGATCCCCAAAAGCCCGGCAGCATATTTCGCATCTGAACCTGTTCCAGCACGCAGGATCGTGAACCTGGAATTAAATAttcagaataataataaaacttttctgGTATGAATATCGATCATGCGTTCAGAACTTAAGAGGCATGCTTCAAACTTACGTTACGATGTTTTTGATATAGCACCTTGTCGACAAATATTTTTGGACATGTGACGCACTTGTAAACAGTCACTGACGGGTCGTTGAGCATTTCCTGTTTGTGTACCTGCAAAGCGAAgaacgtaagaaaaaaagcaaTGTGAACACATCCATTTTTTATCATACAAGATATTTAATAATCAACTCACTCGCATGTGAATCATAAGCTTCTGCTTTCTCAAAAATACTTTATTGCAATATTTGCAATTGTGTAAGTCATTTCTTGGGCTtggtattttcgttttcaactGGTTATGGGCTACTCGTTTGTGCATAAGATAATCGAATACAGACTGACACCGTCTTTGGCATAGCGAACATTTGACTCGTCTAGGCAAATGGATAATGTGGTGCGTACGAAATTGTTTGGCATCTACAAAGACTATTTTACACTTTGTGCAGTTTAactttgataaattgttcCTTGGTTCTGAAGattttttaagatttaatgGCAATGAAATATCAAGGTGCCCAACATTCCTGGCTAATTGAGGTATCTTAGATTCTGAACTGAGTATGCCAGGTGCGTCGCAGAAAATCTCTTCAACCTTCACCTTCTCACAGTTTTTGCATGCTAAAATTCTACCACTATGATTCAACATTTTGTGGGCTAGCAGTTCGTGGGATGTTTCGAAGCTGTGATCACAGAAACTGCAACGCCATTTCAGAAGATGAAAAGTTTCTATGTGCCTATCAAACATATTCATATCTTCGAAAAAATCGTCGCACAGGTCACATTTTATTGGACCGTTTATCCGAAATATGGGCTCCTCTTTTTCCATGGATTTATGTTTAGAGACTTTTGATGCATCTCTCGTTGGCTTTTTGTACCACTTGGGAGTATTTGACTCGCCAAACTTTGATCGAAGGATCGTATCAGCTCTTAGAGAACAGATTATCAATTTGTAACTAACGTTTAAATAGTATAAGCAATGTTGGCAAATGTACAGAGGCAGATTGTCAGTGGGCAAGACctgcaataaaaaaagaaatcagatgtaataatttCGCGAATGTTTTATGATGGAAAAAAgtgtttctcgttttctttttattatcatcTAACACTTACTATTACTGGCAAACATCTACTTATTTTCTCAGCCAAATTAGAATCCCCAAATATTGGAAAGTAGTTTTTACTTTTGCTGCTCGCACAAATTCGGCAATAAATATTGTCTTCTGATTCATTAGTTTCAACAATGTTATCCACTTTGTCATTGAGTGGTTCCCAGATCGGATCAAGATCAAAATCATTGTTCACTGTAATAATAAAGGTACTTGACCCTATCTGATAAACTGATGAActtctttgaaaattaaagaatCAAAGATGCAAAACTGTGTTCATTAAAAACTTACAGTGAATATTTGGAATTGCATTATTTTTCAGTAGCAAACCATTGTTTGAATCGAAGCAATCCATAGAAAAGTGTTTTCTGCAAATTACACTTTGGGCAGATGGTATCCAGCCTTTTCTACACACTGTTAGCCATTTTTCCAAAAGGACAGGGTCGTGTAGTGGAAATCTGCGAAACAAGAAACTATGCTATAATTGTTCACCTATGAATAAAGATCTATGAAAAGAACGAGATGACACAGGAAATGATCcgagaaaacagaaaaaacagCTTACTCATAGAAGAATGATTTTAACCAACGTGCTTCAAATTGGCTACTGCAATTGGCTGCCGAGCACACGAGTGTCTTCCCATCGAGGTTCGAGTTCTGAACAAGTTAGTGTTAACTCTATTTGTTTTCACTTTGTTTCACAATCAGGAAATACaatgaaatttgagaacttaCCGGCACATTGAAACTTTTAATAAATGCAGTAGAGGTATCCGAATGATTGACAGGCAATCTAGTCACGTTAGGTGTTGCAATGAATTTTGGCTCTTCAGGACACTTTTTACGTAGCGGAGAATGAATTGAGGTTTCAAATATCGTCGGAACTGCATTACATTTCAGTTTCCGAGTACCATCTTCCCTCGTTTTTTCCCATTGATCCTGGTCAAAATGTACCTGAAGAAAAACGATCTATtcgttgaataattcatttttcgcaaGGGACGGCGGATAAAAATCTACGtttcttatattttcaaattcacctcGCACAATCGACTGTTGTCAGTTGGCTGCCACCCGTCTCTGTTCGTCTGTGATGCCCAAAGTGCTCTCCTCTCGGGATTCCGTGGGAAGCTTTTCATGAAAAAACCCCTGTCGCCTCTGTTCGAACAACCAACTGCCGAACAACCAGACATCTCTGCTGAAACTTAAATAGATTTTGTTTGTATTCTTGTTTTACCAGCGATTGAAAGCGTTTTAAACAAACGAAGAAACTTTGATATGAGCGTTGACTGAACAAAATAAAGACGGTTACCTctcggtaaatttttgtgaccagtTTTCGGCGGGCAAGTGGGCCGAGGTGGGACTGGGAGCGTATAGGAGGGTTTTGCTCTATGAACTCTACCTAACGGGCTCGCACCGACATTCGTAGCAGCCAAAGTAGTGTCGGTATGGAAGCTTGAGATTGAGTCGGTACAAAGTGAGTACGTAAGACTACTTGTCAGCTGCGATATAGAAATGTCGATCAGCTCGATCATTGCCGTGGGAAGAAGCGTAACCGCGTTCACCGCCATCCACCCCCAACTACTTCCGAGCACCGCTAACCGCCGTCAACCACCTCCGAGCAGCCCCAACCACCTCCTACGACCTCttaccacctccaaccatcctctAACAGCTCCTACCAGCTTTTACAACCTCCTACCACCACcgaacacctcctaccatCGTCTACCATTTCCAAACACCTCTTACCATCTCttaccacctccaaccaccacCAACCACCTCCTACGACCTCTTATCACCTCCAACAACCCTCTAACACCTCCTACCAGTTTCTACCGCCTCCTACCACCACTGATCACCTCCTGCCATCTCCGGTCACCTTCTACCACCCTCTACCACCTCCTACTAGCGTCTACCACCTCCTACGATTTCTcagcacctccaaccacctccgGCCATCTTCGTCCTCCTTGTCCTCCTCGACCTTCGCCGATCGTCACCAACCACCTCCAAACACCTCCTACGTTGactgtaaaataaaaggacAGTTGCCCCTAAtgggctttggtgtgacaaccgaaaatcgtcaTGCGCTTGCGCTCCCTGAGATATTCCAAtggtagagttgagaacttattgcagaacatcagagaattaccgatttcgacacGATGttggctgcattcaccttccgagtaacacagtcttcgcaatggtaagCCAAAGCCAGTACTTAGCCTGTGTGTACGtaccgacttgtcggcgatGCAAGAAATTAATGATGAGAGcaaatttctaccaaaatgcgtagcaaaacagtgatttaattaaagtataggtacctgagaaaaaaatgtatacatagatcataaataataatagatcagaTGTTATAATGATGCATggagaccaaaaagtatacATGTGTATGCGGTCCATGTTCGATATTAATATATGtgatccatttacgattaatacaTGATgcatattataaattttataattttccaggagacaaactagattacctacaataatatatctataatatgaaaatacaagaattattcatttcgaaatgggattctattcgacgcgcgctcaaTATATTccattacattattattcataattattcgaaaaacttttcatttgctctctcgatcttgaactTTCGTAGGCAtggaatcgaaacgctgttttagctagtcgcaagtgaagtatctacgttggatagagaagcagaattgtttttcgaaaagtgttcgtacggaaaaaaattcagagtaactgtaatacatcacgaatgcgctaattttgatcgaaatgaaatggatgctccgtatatgagacagtatttaacgcagtgtcctgatttgAAGACCTAAACAAGTGATTACcggtgatttttatttatttttttttgatagggagagatagaacgaagcttcttaaaacttcgagtgtattttaacacacatttgaaaggtgggaccaaaaatttttatcatccaactgttgcagaacggcagcgttattagctgacccgttaacggaaggatatatctttagtcaatggctgaccatcgaagggcctagaCGCTTGAGTCTAAAATCAggcaggaaagataaagtgcgtatttcgtgtctgaaatgtaaaaactaaaatcattatacatcatatcatacagCATagatcatacatcgtacatagTATTAAAATTCGAAACGAAAGTTTgaatgttcggatgttcagaaagtgacgtcacccaacattttttttctcctaacGCCATCGATCTATACATATAGACGGAAATCAGCTaaccgaattcctcagtctggaaacaaccgcgcagtagagcggacgtatgaaaatcgcgctccggaaatttcgagtacggggttctggatcctgcgctccgggtccgcttcctggtgcaactcgagttccaggacaagcgctctgTAGTTTCTACGCTacaggtccactacctggtgaaactcgacttcaggaagaagcgctccgtagtttctgcggtCAAGTTCCACTACCTGCaggaactcgacttccaggacaagcgctccgtggttcctgcgctccaggttcTCTACCcggtgaaacttgacttcgGGTACAAGCGCTCCGgagttcctgcgctccaggtccactaACTCGTgaaactcgagttccaggacaagcgctccgtagttatGGCTGTCCAGGTTTTTGaactggtgacttttgaccaagcgctccgtagtttctacgctccaggtccactacctagcgaaactcgacttcaaggagaggacgaggaggacgaggatttgtgctcaatgagttaaacatttttatattattcaatggctattgtaattatatttcatctaaaatttttcaaacttgtcctgtttacaataaattatttcaattcatttttcgcgcaagcacaaattcagtagctataaatgcgctgataaaatttgttatattattaattaattaattgattataccaatccttacacaatatttttgatgtgttcttatgctgaaaatattaataactattcaaggtataacttGAGGTGGTTATgggtggttgttggaggtggttggcggtggttggaggtagTCCGAGGTGATGGAAGGTAGTCGCATGGTGAGATGATGGGGTGATGGCGTAGTGGGGTGATGGGGTGGTGGGGTGATGGGGTCATGAGGTAGTGGGGtgatttgcatttttggcgacatttttcgcgattttgaaaacagctgaaataaattcgttctggcattattccgacgtaattttgcgaaacaAATCATttaagcgcagtcccgatacacTGCGAGCagcgaatcaaaagttacagccaaaaaacaaaacctgtgattatatgaatcctcacgtaatatttttgatgtgttctgatactgaaaatatttattgctattccaggtacaacccgaggtggttatcggtggttattcgaggtggttggcgattgttggaagtggtcggaggtggacgaggaggaggacgaactgaactgagtctcaaagccctgttgacataaaagcagctattcgctagaaattatagtttatagtttacacagcccattgcatgatatttcattataaatacatatgtttcaatgtatttaggaataatttatcaaatatacagaagtcatgtgaaaataataaatgaattgattcgaccgcagtttgatgtattcattagagctttaacaataaatttaagctttgttacttcttttattttattatggataatcaaaaacatttccgactaatcgtactgtggaagcatggggattaaaccaaatgtagcaaaagattagaaacagtgtatgtagagtacgggtatttttctaataatgcagaTAGagtagaataccacgccttgcgaattagctttccagtcagagatgaatgatgaattttaaggactgcattatcgttgttgaatactctatgcctcatgggaaaagaaaatctgtaacgacaaacttgatgcaccggatcatcgtcgactttaacttttgaaatgtcctaccattttcgaacgcctcctacctccccctgccacctccgaccatcaatgGCTACTTTCGAGcaccccctatcaccttctgccagcgccgattacctcctaccatttccgaacacctccaaccatcctatttacctatatcaccagattagctatgatatgaaaagagaagaattattcatttcgaaatgggattctattcgacgcgcgctccaTGTATTCCAtgacattagtattcataattattccaacaacttttcatttgctctctcgatcttgaattttcataggcatagaatcgaaacgttgttttagctggtcgcaagtgaagtatctgcgttggttggaggagcagaattgtttttcgaaaagtattcggatggaaaaaaattcagagtaactgcaatacatcacggatgcgttaattttgaacgagatgaaacggatgcttcgtatatgagacagtatttaacgctgcgtagtgatttaaagacctagaaaggtgatagggagagaaagaacgacgcttcttaacatttcgagtgtattttaacacacatttgaaagatacgagcgaaatttttcatcatccaactgtcgcagaacggcagcgttattagccgacccgttcactgaagaatatatcctcagtcaacggctgaccatcgaagggcctggccgcttgagtctggaatcggcaggagaaatgaagtgtgtatttcttgtatgaaacgtgaaaactaaaagcattatacatcatatcatatcatcatacatcgtacaccatacatcatacaccatacatcatacatcatacatcatcatacctagtattacagttcgaaaccaaagtttgaattttcggatgttcggaaagtgacgtcaccaatctaaaat is a window of Neodiprion pinetum isolate iyNeoPine1 chromosome 4, iyNeoPine1.2, whole genome shotgun sequence DNA encoding:
- the LOC124218183 gene encoding zinc finger protein 420-like isoform X2; translation: MAVNAVTLLPTAMIELIDISISQLTSSLTYSLCTDSISSFHTDTTLAATNVGASPLGRVHRAKPSYTLPVPPRPTCPPKTGHKNLPRVSAEMSGCSAVGCSNRGDRGFFMKSFPRNPERRALWASQTNRDGWQPTDNSRLCEVHFDQDQWEKTREDGTRKLKCNAVPTIFETSIHSPLRKKCPEEPKFIATPNVTRLPVNHSDTSTAFIKSFNVPNSNLDGKTLVCSAANCSSQFEARWLKSFFYEFPLHDPVLLEKWLTVCRKGWIPSAQSVICRKHFSMDCFDSNNGLLLKNNAIPNIHLNNDFDLDPIWEPLNDKVDNIVETNESEDNIYCRICASSKSKNYFPIFGDSNLAEKISRCLPVIVLPTDNLPLYICQHCLYYLNVSYKLIICSLRADTILRSKFGESNTPKWYKKPTRDASKVSKHKSMEKEEPIFRINGPIKCDLCDDFFEDMNMFDRHIETFHLLKWRCSFCDHSFETSHELLAHKMLNHSGRILACKNCEKVKVEEIFCDAPGILSSESKIPQLARNVGHLDISLPLNLKKSSEPRNNLSKLNCTKCKIVFVDAKQFRTHHIIHLPRRVKCSLCQRRCQSVFDYLMHKRVAHNQLKTKIPSPRNDLHNCKYCNKVFLRKQKLMIHMRVHKQEMLNDPSVTVYKCVTCPKIFVDKVLYQKHRNVHDPACWNRFRCEICCRAFGDRFKLKSHETIHNGTKPYQCDICGHTFNRNANMIRHRAKHSEQTCHFCDNVFKSMQILRKHLRDVHGETFKSAKRNSKVEQDGRQGKSSRDVFICRYCGRQLTSYYSLLDHERIHTGDKPFVCHHCGKSFRSITARWDHRVRHEKGNYICELCGKVLSNKLNLKSHLRKHAAIEQRRFECKECGKLFYVRGRLDAHLVRIHHLAPRGE
- the LOC124218183 gene encoding zinc finger protein 420-like isoform X1, whose amino-acid sequence is MAVNAVTLLPTAMIELIDISISQLTSSLTYSLCTDSISSFHTDTTLAATNVGASPLGRVHRAKPSYTLPVPPRPTCPPKTGHKNLPRVSAEMSGCSAVGCSNRGDRGFFMKSFPRNPERRALWASQTNRDGWQPTDNSRLCEVHFDQDQWEKTREDGTRKLKCNAVPTIFETSIHSPLRKKCPEEPKFIATPNVTRLPVNHSDTSTAFIKSFNVPNSNLDGKTLVCSAANCSSQFEARWLKSFFYEFPLHDPVLLEKWLTVCRKGWIPSAQSVICRKHFSMDCFDSNNGLLLKNNAIPNIHLNNDFDLDPIWEPLNDKVDNIVETNESEDNIYCRICASSKSKNYFPIFGDSNLAEKISRCLPVIVLPTDNLPLYICQHCLYYLNVSYKLIICSLRADTILRSKFGESNTPKWYKKPTRDASKVSKHKSMEKEEPIFRINGPIKCDLCDDFFEDMNMFDRHIETFHLLKWRCSFCDHSFETSHELLAHKMLNHSGRILACKNCEKVKVEEIFCDAPGILSSESKIPQLARNVGHLDISLPLNLKKSSEPRNNLSKLNCTKCKIVFVDAKQFRTHHIIHLPRRVKCSLCQRRCQSVFDYLMHKRVAHNQLKTKIPSPRNDLHNCKYCNKVFLRKQKLMIHMRVHKQEMLNDPSVTVYKCVTCPKIFVDKVLYQKHRNVHDPACWNRFRCEICCRAFGDRFKLKSHETIHNGTKPYQCDICGHTFNRNANMIRHRAKHSEQTCHFCDNVFKSMQILRKHLRDVHGETFKSAKRNSKVEQDGRQGKSSRDVFICRYCGRQLTSYYSLLDHERIHTGDKPFVCHHCGKSFRSITARWDHRVRHEKGNYICELCGKVLSNKLNLKSHLRKHAAIEQRRFECKECGKLFYVRGRLDAHLVRIHHLAPSNN